One Solanum pennellii chromosome 10, SPENNV200 genomic region harbors:
- the LOC107032415 gene encoding kirola-like, which yields MGLKGKLISKLEMKCAGDLLHDHFKSNPHQTSTMSPDKVTNFTLHDGQLGKTNSVIGWKIILGGKERHFKQVVDIDDAAKSMTFNFIEGYMNELYNSMTLILTAKENWITWSMMYEKLNENIPEPLDFMEFLIGLNKDLEAYHAGK from the exons ATGGGTTTGAAAGGTAAGTTGATCTCTAAATTAGAGATGAAGTGTGCTGGAGATTTGCTTCATGACCACTTCAAATCAAATCCACACCAAACATCCACCATGTCTCCTGATAAGGTAACGAACTTCACATTGCATGATGGTCAATTGGGAAAAACAAACTCTGTTATTGGCTGGAAAATTATCCTTG GGGGCAAAGAACGACATTTCAAACAGGTCGTAGACATAGATGATGCAGCAAAATCAATGACCTTCAATTTTATTGAAggatatatgaatgaattatataaCTCAATGACACTTATATTAACTGCAAAGGAAAACTGGATTACTTGGAGCATGATGTATgaaaaacttaatgaaaatattcCTGAGCCCCTTGACTTTATGGAGTTTCTTATTGGCCTCAACAAGGACCTTGAGGCTTACCATGCCGGAAAATAG